The following are encoded in a window of Lacinutrix sp. WUR7 genomic DNA:
- the tatC gene encoding twin-arginine translocase subunit TatC has translation MAKKNVNEMSFLDHLEDLRWHLVRISIAVVLCGIVAFLFKGFIFDVIILGPKEMSFPTYRWLCSASQLIGIENSSFCGESFPFEIQSRTLAGQFSAHLWTSVYAGFIVSFPYILYQLWSFISPGMHENEQKHSKGFIIVSSFLFFLGVLFGYYIVTPLSINFLGTYSVSQEVHNDFDLASYIGLVRATVIASGLIFELPIIIYFLTKVGLVTPQFLKKYRKYALVIVLILSAIITPPDIASQIIVAIPILILYQVSIYISKIVVKNEAKKSSDNKIKKHV, from the coding sequence ATGGCTAAAAAAAATGTAAACGAGATGTCTTTTCTAGATCATCTTGAGGATTTAAGGTGGCATTTAGTTCGCATCAGTATTGCAGTAGTACTTTGTGGTATTGTGGCTTTTTTGTTTAAAGGTTTTATTTTTGACGTTATTATTCTTGGACCAAAAGAAATGTCTTTCCCAACCTACAGATGGTTATGCAGCGCAAGTCAATTAATAGGAATAGAAAACTCCTCTTTTTGCGGAGAAAGCTTTCCGTTTGAAATTCAAAGTAGAACCCTTGCCGGACAATTTTCTGCGCATTTATGGACTTCGGTTTATGCTGGTTTTATTGTTTCTTTTCCATATATACTCTATCAATTGTGGTCTTTTATAAGTCCGGGAATGCATGAAAACGAACAGAAACACTCAAAAGGTTTTATTATTGTTTCCTCTTTCTTATTTTTTCTAGGAGTCCTTTTCGGTTATTATATAGTAACGCCATTATCCATCAACTTTTTAGGTACCTATTCGGTAAGTCAAGAAGTACATAACGATTTCGATTTAGCTAGTTATATTGGTTTAGTTAGAGCAACTGTTATCGCTTCCGGATTAATTTTTGAGCTTCCTATTATTATCTACTTTTTAACTAAAGTAGGTTTAGTGACGCCTCAATTCCTAAAAAAATATAGAAAATACGCATTAGTAATCGTACTAATTCTTTCGGCAATTATAACACCGCCAGACATTGCAAGTCAGATCATTGTTGCCATACCCATATTAATACTGTATCAAGTAAGTATTTATATTTCAAAAATTGTAGTAAAAAACGAAGCAAAAAAATCTTCAGATAATAAAATTAAAAAGCATGTCTAA
- a CDS encoding SIS domain-containing protein, producing MSNTHSIISTAKQTIELESKAILNLSSLVNDDFAAAVNLMYHAKGRVIITGIGKSAIIATKIVATLNSTGTPSIFMHAADAIHGDLGLILKDDVVICISKSGNTPEIKVLVPLIKNAGNKMIAITGNKDSFLGQQADYILNAYVEKEACPNNLAPTTSTTAQLVLGDALAVCLLELRGFSSKDFAKYHPGGALGKKLYLRVHDISSVNQKPKVSPDTSIKQVIVEITEKMLGVTAVVEDEKIIGIITDGDLRRMLSKVDDFSKLTAKDIMSENPKRIDANAMAVEAKDVMETYGISQILVEDNGKFAGVVHVHDLIREGIL from the coding sequence TTGAGCAATACACATTCTATTATATCTACAGCCAAGCAAACTATTGAGTTAGAGAGCAAAGCAATTTTAAATTTATCTAGTTTAGTTAATGATGATTTTGCAGCTGCCGTAAACCTTATGTACCACGCAAAAGGTAGGGTTATTATTACAGGAATTGGTAAAAGCGCCATTATTGCTACAAAAATTGTTGCTACACTAAACTCCACAGGTACGCCTTCCATTTTTATGCATGCGGCAGATGCCATTCATGGAGATTTAGGATTAATTCTTAAAGATGATGTAGTTATATGTATTTCTAAAAGTGGAAACACACCAGAAATAAAAGTACTTGTGCCTTTAATAAAGAATGCTGGTAATAAAATGATTGCTATTACAGGAAATAAAGATTCCTTTTTGGGGCAACAAGCAGATTATATTTTAAACGCTTATGTAGAAAAAGAAGCTTGTCCAAACAACCTTGCTCCTACTACAAGTACAACGGCACAACTAGTTCTTGGGGATGCTTTAGCGGTTTGCTTATTAGAATTACGTGGTTTTTCTAGTAAAGACTTTGCCAAATATCATCCTGGAGGTGCATTAGGTAAAAAATTATATTTACGTGTACACGATATATCTTCGGTAAACCAAAAACCTAAAGTTTCGCCAGACACAAGTATTAAACAAGTAATTGTAGAGATTACCGAAAAAATGCTTGGTGTAACTGCGGTTGTCGAAGATGAAAAAATTATAGGAATTATTACCGATGGTGATTTACGTAGAATGTTAAGCAAAGTGGACGATTTTTCTAAACTTACTGCAAAAGACATTATGAGTGAAAATCCAAAACGAATAGATGCTAATGCCATGGCTGTGGAAGCTAAGGATGTTATGGAAACCTACGGCATTTCGCAAATACTAGTAGAAGACAATGGTAAATTTGCAGGAGTGGTACATGTACATGATTTAATAAGAGAAGGAATTTTATAA
- a CDS encoding ATP-dependent DNA helicase RecQ, with protein sequence MSIIEKDLHVSLKKYFGFSKFKGLQEDVIQSLLSGKNTFVIMPTGGGKSLCYQLPALMHEGTAIVVSPLIALMKNQVDAIRSVSEHDGVAHVLNSSLNKTEVKQVKQDITDGVTKLLYVAPESLTKEDNVEFLRSVKISFMAVDEAHCISEWGHDFRPEYRNLKSIIERIGDNIPIIGLTATATPKVQEDILKNLGMPDATTFKASFNRPNLYYEIRPKTKTVDADIIRFIKQNDGKSGIVYCLSRKRVEELAQALQVNGIKAVPYHAGLDAKTRSRHQDMFLMEDIDVVVATIAFGMGIDKPDVRFVIHHDIPKSIESYYQETGRAGRDGGEGHCLAYYAYKDIEKLEKFMSGKPVAEQEIGHALLQEVVAFAETSISRRKFILHYFGEEFDNETGEGGDLDDNVRHPKKQQEAKEQVKLALEVVASTNEKYKSKDLVNVITGNENALINSHKTNEQPFFGKGKSHDKIYWMALIRQALVAGLLKKDIETYGVIKLKDAGRDFIKNPTSFMMTEDHVFNQTTDDSIITAAKGSGAVADATLMAMLKDLRKKNAKKLGVPPFVIFQDPSLEDMSLKYPITLEELSNVHGVGDGKSKKYGKDFIALISSYVEENDIIRPDDMIVKSTGMNSALKLYIIQNVDRKLPLDDIASAKGMEMAAFIKEMEAIVFSGTKLNIDYWINDLLDEDQQEEIHDYFMESETDKIDAAIDEFDGDYDDEELRLYRIKFISEVAN encoded by the coding sequence ATGTCAATTATTGAAAAAGACTTACACGTCTCCCTAAAAAAGTATTTTGGATTTAGTAAGTTTAAAGGATTACAAGAAGATGTAATACAAAGTCTTTTGTCTGGCAAAAACACATTTGTTATCATGCCAACAGGAGGAGGTAAATCTTTATGTTACCAATTACCAGCATTAATGCATGAAGGCACAGCAATAGTTGTTTCTCCTTTAATTGCTTTGATGAAAAATCAAGTAGATGCCATACGAAGTGTTTCTGAACACGATGGTGTTGCTCATGTTTTAAACTCTTCCTTAAATAAAACGGAAGTAAAACAGGTAAAACAAGATATTACAGACGGCGTTACTAAGCTATTATATGTAGCTCCCGAATCTTTAACAAAAGAAGATAATGTAGAGTTTCTTCGTTCTGTTAAAATTTCATTTATGGCTGTAGATGAAGCCCATTGTATTAGTGAATGGGGACACGACTTTAGACCAGAATACAGAAATCTGAAAAGTATTATTGAGCGTATTGGTGATAATATTCCAATTATTGGTCTTACCGCAACTGCAACACCAAAAGTGCAAGAAGATATATTGAAAAATCTTGGTATGCCGGATGCTACCACTTTTAAAGCATCCTTTAATAGACCCAATTTATATTACGAAATACGTCCAAAAACCAAAACTGTTGATGCAGATATTATCCGTTTTATTAAACAAAACGATGGTAAATCTGGTATTGTTTACTGTTTAAGTAGAAAACGCGTGGAAGAACTTGCGCAAGCTTTACAAGTAAATGGTATTAAAGCAGTACCCTATCATGCAGGTTTAGATGCCAAAACAAGATCGAGACATCAAGATATGTTTTTAATGGAAGACATTGATGTTGTTGTTGCTACCATTGCTTTTGGAATGGGAATTGACAAACCAGATGTTCGTTTTGTAATACATCATGATATACCAAAAAGTATAGAGAGTTATTACCAAGAAACAGGAAGAGCTGGACGTGATGGAGGAGAAGGACACTGTTTAGCTTACTATGCTTATAAAGATATAGAGAAGTTAGAGAAATTTATGTCTGGAAAACCAGTAGCAGAACAAGAAATAGGTCATGCTTTATTACAAGAAGTTGTGGCATTTGCCGAAACTTCTATCTCTAGAAGAAAATTTATTCTTCATTATTTTGGTGAAGAGTTTGATAATGAAACGGGTGAAGGAGGCGATTTAGATGATAATGTTCGTCATCCTAAAAAACAGCAAGAAGCAAAAGAACAAGTAAAACTAGCATTAGAAGTTGTAGCTAGTACGAACGAAAAATACAAATCTAAAGATTTAGTAAATGTTATTACAGGTAATGAAAATGCCTTAATAAATTCGCATAAAACAAACGAACAACCCTTTTTTGGTAAAGGTAAAAGTCACGATAAAATTTATTGGATGGCTTTAATAAGACAAGCACTTGTTGCAGGATTATTAAAGAAAGACATAGAAACCTATGGTGTTATTAAGTTAAAAGATGCTGGTAGAGATTTTATTAAGAATCCGACGTCTTTTATGATGACCGAAGATCACGTTTTTAACCAAACAACAGACGATTCTATAATTACTGCAGCCAAAGGAAGCGGCGCAGTTGCAGATGCCACATTAATGGCTATGCTAAAGGATTTAAGAAAGAAAAACGCAAAGAAACTTGGTGTACCGCCATTTGTTATTTTTCAAGATCCATCTTTAGAAGATATGTCTTTAAAATATCCTATTACTTTAGAAGAACTTTCTAATGTGCATGGTGTTGGTGATGGTAAATCTAAAAAATATGGTAAAGATTTTATTGCCCTTATTTCTAGTTATGTAGAAGAAAACGATATCATTCGTCCAGACGATATGATTGTTAAATCTACAGGAATGAACTCTGCATTAAAACTTTATATCATTCAAAACGTAGACAGAAAATTACCATTAGATGATATTGCTTCGGCAAAAGGCATGGAAATGGCTGCATTTATAAAAGAAATGGAAGCTATTGTGTTTTCAGGAACCAAGCTAAATATTGATTATTGGATTAATGATCTTTTAGACGAAGATCAGCAAGAAGAGATTCATGATTATTTTATGGAATCGGAAACGGACAAAATAGATGCTGCCATTGATGAATTTGATGGCGATTATGATGACGAAGAACTACGTCTTTACCGAATTAAGTTTATTAGCGAAGTCGCGAACTAG
- a CDS encoding carboxymuconolactone decarboxylase family protein, with protein sequence MSNIVTEFNEYRSKMNDKILADNNKVIKRIFNLDTNAFAEGTLDKKTKELLGLVASMVLRCDDCVKYHLEACHKEGLTKEQVVESLSIANLVGGTIVIPHLRKAYEYWDLLEEVQG encoded by the coding sequence ATGTCTAATATAGTAACCGAATTTAATGAATATCGTTCTAAAATGAATGATAAAATTCTAGCAGATAATAATAAGGTAATCAAACGTATTTTTAATTTAGACACTAACGCTTTCGCGGAAGGCACTCTAGATAAAAAAACAAAAGAGTTACTAGGCCTTGTAGCCTCTATGGTTTTACGTTGTGATGATTGTGTAAAATACCATTTAGAAGCATGCCATAAAGAAGGATTAACCAAAGAACAAGTAGTAGAGTCTTTAAGTATTGCTAATTTAGTTGGTGGTACTATTGTCATTCCGCATTTACGAAAAGCATACGAATATTGGG